The sequence tttttttaataattagatcTGTACACTTGAGAAAATACGTTAATTTTTGTAtgcatatttttgtaatttgaaattaaaatcgaACCCCCATAAGACGGAGAATACATCCATTCGCTTGCTAAGCTAAGATTTGAAGATATTATTGGGATAGAAATTGATGCAAGCTGAAAACTTGTCACGGTCGCCAAAACTTAACAACATAGTACATGATTGCATTAAAAAATTGGATAATGCCAGCAAAAAAACGACAAGAAATTGATTGATTGTTCTTTGGTTAACATAATAATACATGGTGGGATTTGGCCAAAACCACGTCTCCCTCCATTCGTGAGAGTGgctaaaaatattgaaggaataaGGCAACAGGTTAATAGGTCTTTGTTCGGTTTACCCACCAAGTATAGAACAAAGAGACATCTTAGGTTCGAGCTCTAGGTTGTTTATATGATGGTTattggaggcttacatgatcgttaacttcagggtccgtggaattagtcgaggtgcgtgtaagctggcccggacacccacattaaactaaaaaaaaaaaaaaaaaaaaaaaagagaaaacaaagacaagGTCTTCGAGGTTCGAAGGACGAGTAAAATTTCCATGGCAAAAGCAATCCAGAAGCTTAGACCATGGAATTGCAGAATCCTTGGTTGTTGAGACACATggattcttctttttcttctagcCCGTTTAAGCAGAAAGAATATATAATGAGCTCAGCAAATCCTCCATTATAATATTTCAGGCAATATATTTAAGCCTGGGCCATCGTGTAAATTCTTGAACCGCGCGTGTATTGGCGCCACTGTTCATAGCTTAAAGAGAGGGGAATAAATCACGTGACTTGGTAATATTAATGGTTTGATAGTTGAAGAAATATCTAGATTCGGATTATGtcaccattgaaaaaaaaaaaaaaaaagtagaataCCTTTACTGCCCGCCTTTAGaagcaaaatcaaataattagttTCCATGAGCTTTATTATCTATCctcttatttatttcttatctatttaattcttttgtaagattgattattctttttaatttagtcatttGATCTAAAATTATCTatcctcttatttatttatttttgttttttttaatttgacttttattttttaattgttatttgtactttttcttttttgtgattaattttttttttttgcaatttcatccttttaatTGGACTTCGTggtttttctagatttaatGCTTTCGATCAAATGATTTCAGTCACGGGTTTTATAAACTAATACGGATTcacttcatttctttctttttactttttttttttcgatctCATTgctcaagttgatttttttaaaaaatatgcttcacggttttctttgttttttcttttataggaTTATCTCGTTTTCATGACTTGGCCCAAGGGTTTGATGATTTAATCCGAGTGGGCTCGCACCTTTCctggcttttaatttttttttttcactcgcactattcatgtgaacgtgaacaatatttttttttgtttgttaaaaaaaatagtttaaggtgaattaaatttactcgtactgtaatctcaattttattcctgataatattttacctaattttattgcacgctcaaaaattcatgaaaactatagttcttgtcgaatgaattttgtacgtaatgaaattgtaatttttttttaaaaaaaattgattttgttgtgttttattcaaaaaattagaaggatatcacTTGAtgatataacaaaaaattcaatttttgttgttgcgtgcttaagaaaccatgaaaaatatagtcattgttgGATGGATTTCGTATCTGAtgacattgcatatagtttaatggaataataaaaaatatttgatatcaatattatttattttataatgtaataatagtagttaaatctataatatttaaattaaaaatattttttaattattttataacctcaattttaaaaacatttttttaaccaaacacattgaactattttttgttcaacctcaatttcaaccacagttttaaccaaacatatatttttccaaaccaacctcaactaaaagtattttttataaaacaactttttttaaaaccacaaccacaacagcaaccgcaataccaaacacacctcGTGCTCGTTTGATAACGgactgcgggtgaacctcacctgCAACCACGTTAATAAAcgtttaataactaaaatagaATTGCTTTCAGTGGATAGGACCCACATGGCACCGTAGATTTCTAAGAAATAACATTTTACTGCTTCTTGTTtggaaattaacattaacagTAGAACATGATTTCACTGTTCAATAAAAGAACTGTTCACTAAAGTgaacagagttttttttttaaaaaaaaaacaattacgaGGGATTTAATTCACTCACACTTTtcacataaaatttttattatttatttatttttattattattttgcctCCTTAAGCTAGTTTTCTTGTAAAGATACGTAGCGTACATCTAGTCCGATCGTTGCTCGATCGCTTGCATGTTTATTATATGCTTcagaaatggaaatggaagTTCTCATCATTCTATTCATACGGGAAGTAAGTAAATTAATCATAATGTTGTAATTAATAACTCAAGTAAACCCAGGATATTtcgtttaataatttttaaatgagcctcatttttttttcaactcttttcaattttataataagcttttctttaaataaaattattaaaataatattttaaaaattatctgatTATGCCATAATTTTCGAGTTTTAtggtaataataacaattattttataaataatcctaatatgcataattttttaaaaacttttactCATGAATACTCaatactaataaaatttatattttgtcattttttattataagtgttttataatatatttttcaaattcattatttttatatttctttttaataaatgcaCATAAAAGTTATTgattcatgattttctttttatataaacttgCTTTGGAGATTACAATaagtttttatgtaaaaaacaatgattttgaaaagaaaaaaacatgtttttgtcaaaaaaaaaaagaaacacgtGAATAAAAGGGAGTTTagaattttttacaaatatttattttaattatatcatatttttatccaataaacCCCCTTgctaataaaaactatatataacctttatattttattttctcaagtatttgttttaattacattGTCAATTCAAATCATGgtgtttttattcaagaatGCCCCGTGACACCGTGTGGGGTCACGGACCATTTATACACGTACATGTAACCTTTCATGGAGGTAAAGATGTTCCGGGACGCTTCTCTTGTAGTCTCTGCGATGCATAGTCTATTTTCCAACCTGTCTTCATCTTTCATGGGACAACGGAAATACATAATGGATCCGTACGCTTAgtagatagagaaaaaaaaaaaaaaaaaaaagcagtctTGAGCTAACCAGGGACTGCATGtttttgctatttaaaaaatattttttaaaaattaatttttttatttaaaattaatatatttttagtgtttttagattattttgatatactaatataaaaaataatttttaaaaaataaaaaatatattattttaatatatttttgagtaaaaaatattttaaaaaataattcaattatattttcaaacacactattataatatgatataattagattttattatagAATGTCTACTTTGCCCTTCTGGTGATATGTAATTACTTAAGGCAAAAGTAAGAGCACCCTGATTGTACGACCCAcccaacacattaaaaaatgcCCATTTGACAGAAAAATGAGCAGGACAAGCGGGAAAAAAAATAGCCATTTGATGAAGGCTAAAGTAGGCCTGCAAAAATTGCCATGTGATACTGTGACCAGCCATGTGAGgagggaaaagaagatgaacagcaacagataatataatatttattataatggttgttatttaaaatatttttaatttaaaaatatattaaaataatattttttttatttttaaaatttatttttgacatcaaaaaattttaaaaaataaaaaataatttaaaaaaaagcaattaaaatttttgaaaacacgCTACAAGCCgtggaaacaaaaaacaactttaataactaaaataagTGATTGATTTTGTagttgaatttacttttttaaaatgtttttcaaataatatattttcttaaaaaattattaaattaatatttttagatgctttttgataatttttatatgttgatgtaaaatataattgtttttttttaaaaaaaacatcatttaaatacattttttaactcaaaaaatacttttttaaaaagtaccATGTACCGTTTTACCAAACATGCAATAAATAGCCATATAATTAAGTTATGtttggtttattttgatttggtaatttttatgtttttacattaattttgagGTGTTTTGTGGGTTGttaagagggttttttttttttatttttttatttttatgtttgtatagttgtttaaaggtttttttaaggtaaaaatgAGTTGAATATTGGGTTAGGAAcatgaaatctaattttataataaaaggaggtgattgaaaaaaaatcaatcaacaacATGTTGCTTACCACTATAAACGACAAGTTGACctcctttcaaaaaaaaaaaaaattcaaaaacaaatgacatatcatcctattttgattaaaaaaaaaaaacccagcttAACCTATACAAGGATAAGCGCTTAATATACAAGGATATCCTCACTATCTTTTCTTAAGATAAAAAAAGTTGTGGTCTGGTGAGTAAGGATGGCTATAGGTATTCGTGATTTGAATTTCTTggtattcatattttttttattatttatctggtaaaaaaattagatatttataaattatttattgggTGTCGGGTATctatattgatatatatatattatttactaCTATTTATtactaaaaagatatttaatatatatgtttgaagTATGTATAtgtaaattaaatgataaaatgataAGTATTATACATGTATGTTTTATGTCaatataaacatattatattaaaaaaagtctaaatactctataattaaatttatatgatataaatatatattcctAGGTAGTCTCTCGGATGCATTTAACAATACTCCTACCATATTTATTATCTATTGAGTAagataactatttaaaaaattatttgctaTTTAGATCGATATTCATTAGGTTAAAGATTAattgtgtgtttgatattgaggTTGAACCTGTTTTTCattaagatttgaatttattttgcatcaaattaattattttttatattattttgatgtattaatgtaaaaaataaaaaatattatttttaaatatatttttaaaaacagcaTCTCATCCCCTCCTAACTTCTAAGCTGAATGCACTAGCAACAGAGATTCGtagttaaattttataatcttgGACTGTTTTGGTTTTAAACTTTTCCGCCGcccaaattgaattaaaaacctTATATCTCTCCttgaaaaaaattctgaaataaaTGAGACTTAAATACCATTTCAACACGggattcaattcattttttcttttcttttattttctaaggAACATAATAGATGAGATAGGGCCCACAACGAAGGGGGTGGGCCCAGCTAGTATTTATATGTACGTGGAATGGCACAGGGTATGCAGCAGGCAGTGGCGTTTGGCCGAAGACCCATAACCCGCCTCTGATTGGTCCATGAGAATGAGATATTTTTCTTCAGCCAAAATGGAATTAAAGGCATAATAAAAAGGAGAAGctcttagaaaataaaaaccttgTTTAGTCGGTCCCCTTGTACCGTGTTGAGGCCATCACTATTGCCATTAACTTCCCCTTTTCTCCTTTCGCGGAAAATGAGTGCTCGAAATTTATAACCTGCCCGTCTCCTCTtgtaattagttttaaaatttattttcgcttgaaaaatatattgtattttcattttttttttggtaaattttcGTAGATATACTCTTACATTAATCATGATCCGAGTATTTCTACCCAAATGGAggaatatatctttttttcctctcccaACCTAACTCATCTTCCATTTATGAAGTAATGTAGAATCTCTTGTGAACAAGATGAGTATAAATAagtctacattttttttttttaatagttcaTACATAGTAACTCCATTCATGCATAATAATTCTTGAAATATCAATTTGGTCTACAGATGAATTTATTATGCTATCACAAGTCGTAAGAAAAAAGTTACTTGAAAATCCATCCCTTGGAGCATCGTGGCCAATTCCAAGAATCCACCATTGAAATTGAGCTGTTgacatatttaacaaaaaagaaaagggaaggaagatctttgtttgaaagaaaataGGTGGAGAGAGAAAATTGTGACCAAAGAAAAATATGTCACAAGAAGCTTTAAATGGTAGTTGGTCGATGAGGGTTTCATTTCTTTCCATCTTTCTTCTTAAGAACTAAGCATTCTTGAAAACAAACCCccacctccaccaccatcaTCTCTACCACCACCTCTACCTTTATTTAAAACCCAAATCTGAACAGATCAAAACAAAAGCTATAAACACCCTTTAAAACAggatattctctctctcttctctctctctctctctctctctctttctggtATTTTGTGTCATTTAGAATCCTTAAAAATGGAGGTTTATCCATACCCGTCTCGTTTTTCCATGTCTTCCTTGTGTTCTTTTGGGAATTTTGTTGATAAGGTTAAAGAAGTTTGTAACTTCGTTGTTTCAGCTATTATTGGCAACATATTCTCTGCGATCTTCACCTTTTTCTTTGCATTAGGTTTGTTTATCTTCTTtctcatttggtttcttgttttttccatgtaaatgaaagtatttttttttttcatttcttgattGAATGACATGTGTTCTCTTTATCTGTTTCATGTTCTCTGATCTGGGTTTGTTGGGTTTTCGTTTTTGGGTTTCTGTCCAATCATTGATCCTTTGTTTCATTGTAAGTCTTAATTCAAGGAGTTGAGTTTACATAAGATTTTGCTGAAAAAGATTGGAGCTTTTATGTTAAAAACGATCCTGATATCATTGTTTTATCGGATTTCTACAGTGGGAAAAAGGTTTTGGCATATAGACAAAAGGGCCTTTTTGGTTCGTGTTCTTTGTAATCATTTTCATGCTGTAGATGATGTCTGATTTCTTAGAATTATTAAGGATGTAGTAAAAGACTTCATTTTTAAGAACTGTTTGGTAGTTTGGAAGTTTTTGTTGAAGgaattggctttttttttttttgcagtggGCACTTTGTTAGGAGCCATGACTGGGGCATTGATAGGCCAAGAAACTGAAAGTGGGTTTGTTCGAGGGGCTGCAGTTGGAGCCATATCAGGAGCTGTTTTCTCAATTGAAGTATTCGAGTCATCTCTTGTTCTTTGGCAATCAGATGAATCTGGGATAGGCTGTGTCCTTTACTTGGTGAGCAATTTTAGCTTATCTCTACAAGCTCTTGAAGTGTTGGCAATGGCTATGAGTTGTTGAAAGTGAATATCGACTCGTGTTTGTCTTTGTTTAGCTGAGTGATTCGATTTCTGATTTTGAACCCAATTAATGTGAACTTTTAATGTGGTCAGATTGATGTTATCGCAAGCCTTCTTAGTGGACGACTTGTTCGTGAGCGCATTGGTCCTGCTATGTTAAGTGCAGTACAAAGTCAGGTAATTTGGGATCCAAGGCATTGTTGTTGATGGATTAGACAGCACTTTCCTTGCCCATTAAGCTTTGCTTTCGTCTTATTTACTAGTTGTTACTTGTTAGTTACTCTCTACTCACAAGCTGAATTCATTCCATAATACAATCAGATGGGTGCTGTGGAAACAAATTTTGAGGAGATCCCAAACATCTTTGACACTGGTGGTTCCAAGGGATTACCTGGAGATTCTCTTGAGAAGATCCCAAAGATCAAAATCACAAGCAATAACAATGTAGATGAATCAGGAGAGAAAGTCTCTTGTTCAGTTTGCCTTCAGGTTTTgtcattttttccatttaactATTTCCGGCatccttttcctttccctttcccttctaGCTTGTAACTAGACGTGTGATTGATTGACGTTCTGGCTGTTTCATGCATCCACAGGACTTTCAACTGGGAGAGACGGTCAGAAGCTTGCCTCATTGTCATCACATGTTTCACCTACCTTGCATAGATAAGTGGCTACTTAGGCATGCATCCTGCCCTCTGTGTAGAAGGGATCTGTgatgtttttgtaaattatggGATGagaaatgtttattttgatgtgtATACAGGCATTACCATTCTTGGCTTCTGTCTTTTGTTTATTATCAGCAGATGATTTAGTTACTCTGTTGCTGTTCATTTGAGCATGCCATGCCATTGGCTGAATCCTTGTACTAGATCTAGTTATTTGTATAAAAGTTTTGATTCTTCTATCCTCCTCCAGTTTCCTTGTTATGCTGTAACTGTAAAACGTGGCTGTTTAAGGATGACAATCAAGCTATAGTGATAGACCAGCATAAGATCCCAGATTTAAGTAGGCTATCGAAACAGTATACAAAGTTTCTGAAAGGTTAAATCTTGATTAAGGTGGTGTTACTTTCTGGTATTAGAATTctccatatataaaaaaaggctcGTAATCAACCCAGGTTGAACAAGATCCGTGTAATCTACAGTGATCTCATTACTGAACCATTGCTTCGCAAGCAATGGGATCTCATGGTAGCTAGTAGATTCTGTCAGTATCTATAATGCAAAGCACCATACTCTGCAACTCCGCGCAATCTGAAGGCTGAAAGATGGACCCAATCCATGCCCCACTCTACTCAGATGCCTATATACCAATAAATTCGTTGGTCTCGCCTCTTTAAAACAGAGCATTAATACGGTATAGCTACCGTTCATTATGAAGCAGCATAGACAAACTTACAATAAATTTTGCAAAGATAAGGGATGGTTAGATCTTTCAGCCTTCAATTTCCTCAAAAACACATGGATAGAATTGGAGGCCATCAAGTTCTGTGGTGGTTAGTGTTTGATTTCTTTTCGTACAATGGTCAGAAACTCGTAATCAACTAGCCATTCTAGCAAGAGGGTTTTCTTCTGTTAGAGAAACGAAGACAAGCTTCTAACTAAACCAAAGAGTCGGTGAAAAACTTGGAAAATGTCAATGGAGTTGGTCTATTCTTTCTCTACAATTGGCTCAACTCCGCAGCAGAATTAATTCCCTTAATAAAAAGCACGAAGTTGAGTGATCAAGCCTAAATTTTCAGCAGGGTTACTTTTCTGTGGTTATTCTGTGATGTAGCTGCACTTTCTATAGCAGATCCGTGTTCCCTGTTCTTGAGTAAATGCCAAGCATCCACCCCAATTGTGTGAGTATGAGCCAGGGGGTGGTTGAGAaaattgaaggttttttttttttcaaaatgttttttttaagatatatattaaaataatataaatttttatttttttaaaatttatttttgatattaatatattaaaaaaataaaataaaataaaatttaaaacaaaaaaaattaaaaataaacaaaacaatagTTCAATCGGAATGCCAAACATTCACTaagattcatataaaaaaagagtagattcttgaaaaaataattttattgattcataaaaaaaaaattgttttaaattctGTTTTAACATGGAGAATTCCTAGGTCACATAAAAtcctcaaaaaacaaaagagtagATGGACTATTTGGTAGCTTATTTTTTACTACCAAAAGTCTAAATTactttaaaacatgttaataaaatataaagataaaaacccaaaaattataCAATCATATATGcataaaagaaattacaaaGATGATCCATTTACACACCCCCAGCTGATTCCACTCCAAATGACCTGAAATTTAATGCCTTGTGTTCCAAAAAGACGAGATTCAAATCAATGTCCCAAGAAATAAGTTGGGATTTTGTTGAAAAACTCACCACCTACCTCAATaacaaatcatcattttttatattataataacagtcactttttaaaatatattttttaaaaaaatacattaaaataatatatatttttattttttaaaatttatttttaatattagtaaataaAACGATctcaaacatcataaaaaaaaagatgaattcaaagaaaaataattcaagaactCTTAAACAACTTCTCAAGAAACATCAAATGAGTACAATGAAAACAAGCTTTGTTGAACAAGGAAGATGAATTCAACTACGTAGTTATTaaccaaatataaataatctatAGCAACTGTAAGTCCAATACCTTGTAGCTGAAATTCTT is a genomic window of Populus alba chromosome 5, ASM523922v2, whole genome shotgun sequence containing:
- the LOC118029899 gene encoding NEP1-interacting protein-like 1, with product MEVYPYPSRFSMSSLCSFGNFVDKVKEVCNFVVSAIIGNIFSAIFTFFFALVGTLLGAMTGALIGQETESGFVRGAAVGAISGAVFSIEVFESSLVLWQSDESGIGCVLYLIDVIASLLSGRLVRERIGPAMLSAVQSQMGAVETNFEEIPNIFDTGGSKGLPGDSLEKIPKIKITSNNNVDESGEKVSCSVCLQDFQLGETVRSLPHCHHMFHLPCIDKWLLRHASCPLCRRDL